In the genome of candidate division WOR-3 bacterium, one region contains:
- the aspS gene encoding aspartate--tRNA ligase — MTKFATSYRTSLCGEIRGSMTGNNVRLCGWINSLRKHGGITFIDLRDRSGIVQIVVHPENITETSFRLESAISIEGSVRKRPEDMVNRDISTGEIEIEAASVSLVSDTIPLPFLPEEEVKASTELRLKHRYLDLRRNVMFRNLWTRHLTVQAIRDFLAKNGFIEIETPYMTAPTPEGARDYLVPSRIHPGKFYALAQSPQLYKQLLMVSGVDRYFQFARCFRDEDMRADRQPEHTQIDIEMSFVSQEDVLATAENLFSHIFKTVLGKDIPVPFTRLTYEEAQSRFGSDKPDNRFGTELFEITDAVRDCGMRILDGSPFTVSLFAENFLPSRKEIEELEKTAKDNSAGGLLWVKFEGSSESGPMSKYLNPRLRSAINPDNKNGCALIVAGEKDRSRKALGAVRLDVGKRTGAIKDSFNFLWVTDFPLFEKDENGVWTPCHHIFTMPNPEDINLLEEDPGKVRGLQYDLVLNGVELASGSIRNHNPRLQEKCFSILGFTPEQIEKRFGFLIHAFEYAPPPHGGIAPGIDRLVMMMTGSKSISDVIAFPKTLQATGLMEDCPREIEQEQLKELGLKKEQQ; from the coding sequence ATGACAAAATTCGCGACCTCTTACAGGACTTCTCTTTGCGGGGAAATCCGCGGCTCCATGACCGGCAACAATGTAAGGCTTTGCGGCTGGATAAACAGCCTCAGAAAACACGGAGGCATTACATTCATTGATCTTCGCGACAGATCCGGGATCGTTCAGATAGTAGTTCATCCTGAAAATATCACGGAGACCTCCTTCAGGCTCGAATCAGCGATATCAATTGAAGGATCTGTAAGAAAAAGACCCGAAGACATGGTCAACAGGGATATCTCTACCGGCGAAATCGAGATAGAAGCCGCGTCAGTTTCTCTTGTCTCCGACACCATTCCATTACCCTTTCTGCCTGAAGAAGAAGTTAAAGCTTCAACCGAGCTCCGACTCAAACACAGATACCTGGACCTTAGAAGGAACGTCATGTTCAGAAATCTTTGGACCCGCCATCTCACAGTTCAGGCCATAAGGGATTTCCTTGCGAAAAACGGCTTCATCGAAATCGAAACACCATACATGACGGCTCCGACACCCGAAGGCGCGAGAGATTACCTGGTCCCCAGCCGGATTCACCCGGGGAAATTTTACGCTCTGGCACAGTCCCCTCAGCTCTACAAACAACTGCTAATGGTGTCCGGCGTTGATAGATATTTCCAGTTCGCAAGATGTTTCAGGGACGAAGATATGAGAGCTGACAGACAGCCCGAACACACTCAGATAGACATTGAGATGAGTTTTGTCTCCCAGGAGGACGTACTTGCAACGGCCGAAAACCTTTTCAGCCACATTTTCAAGACCGTCCTTGGAAAAGACATACCTGTTCCGTTTACGAGGCTCACCTACGAAGAAGCTCAGTCGAGGTTCGGTTCAGACAAACCTGACAACCGTTTCGGCACCGAGCTTTTTGAAATCACTGACGCAGTACGGGATTGCGGCATGCGCATTTTAGACGGCTCTCCTTTCACCGTCAGCTTATTCGCGGAAAATTTCCTTCCTTCCCGAAAAGAAATCGAAGAACTCGAAAAAACAGCCAAAGATAATTCTGCCGGTGGACTGCTGTGGGTGAAATTTGAAGGATCAAGCGAAAGCGGCCCCATGTCAAAATACCTGAATCCCCGGCTCAGATCCGCGATCAATCCCGATAATAAAAATGGATGCGCATTAATCGTTGCGGGAGAGAAAGACCGGAGCAGAAAAGCTCTCGGCGCCGTAAGACTTGATGTTGGCAAAAGGACCGGAGCAATAAAAGATTCTTTCAATTTTCTCTGGGTAACAGATTTTCCTCTATTCGAAAAGGACGAAAACGGGGTATGGACGCCGTGTCATCACATATTCACCATGCCTAATCCCGAAGATATAAATCTCCTAGAAGAAGACCCGGGAAAAGTTAGAGGCCTGCAATATGACCTGGTGTTAAACGGGGTCGAACTCGCTTCCGGAAGCATAAGAAATCACAATCCCCGACTTCAGGAAAAGTGCTTTTCCATATTGGGATTTACTCCGGAACAGATTGAAAAAAGATTCGGATTCCTGATTCACGCTTTTGAATACGCGCCTCCGCCTCACGGAGGAATAGCGCCGGGTATTGACAGGCTGGTCATGATGATGACAGGTTCGAAAAGCATCTCCGACGTCATTGCTTTTCCGAAAACCCTTCAGGCGACAGGTCTCATGGAAGACTGCCCTCGCGAAATTGAACAGGAACAATTAAAAGAACTCGGGCTCAAAAAAGAGCAACAATGA
- the def gene encoding peptide deformylase, with amino-acid sequence MKILHYPDPVLKTKTPDVESFDSDLKEIIENMVPVMKELDGVGLAANQVGILKNIFIVQIPKKELLVAVNPRIISFSDEEFLMEEGCLSLPGVYIEIARPKTVTLEAYDAEGNKFVLEGKNLLARAFCHETEHLKGKVILDHLDFDERLKFETQLSSRKIF; translated from the coding sequence ATGAAAATTCTTCATTATCCGGACCCCGTTCTGAAAACCAAAACACCCGACGTCGAATCGTTCGATTCGGACCTGAAAGAGATCATTGAAAATATGGTTCCGGTGATGAAAGAACTCGACGGAGTAGGCCTCGCTGCAAATCAGGTAGGAATCTTGAAAAACATCTTCATAGTCCAGATACCAAAAAAAGAACTGCTCGTTGCCGTCAATCCCAGAATAATATCTTTCTCGGACGAGGAGTTTTTGATGGAAGAAGGATGCCTGAGTTTACCGGGCGTATACATCGAGATCGCCAGACCCAAAACCGTAACCCTCGAGGCTTATGATGCCGAGGGAAATAAATTTGTTTTAGAAGGCAAAAATCTGCTCGCACGGGCTTTCTGCCATGAAACCGAGCACCTGAAAGGCAAAGTCATTCTCGATCATCTCGATTTTGACGAAAGGCTTAAATTCGAGACCCAGTTGAGCTCGAGAAAGATTTTCTAA
- a CDS encoding slipin family protein, with protein sequence MPCLLIFIAFWAVFFFFYILRGIRIIYQYERGVVFTLGKYSHIKEPGIRWVFPIIQTMRRVDIRIKTVDVPRQEVITKDNIPILANTVVYFKVENPVNAIIKIDDYVYAVRQFTQAALRDIVGNNELDFVLTERVQVAESIQKIVDTETAEWGVDIESIKIQEIELPAEMKRAMAKQAEAERERRAVIIASDGELKASENLRQAAETLSKNPAALHLRTLQTIRDIAADPSEKIILYLPSDIADIIKKITP encoded by the coding sequence ATGCCTTGTTTGTTGATTTTCATCGCGTTTTGGGCTGTATTCTTTTTCTTTTACATTCTCAGGGGAATCAGGATCATTTATCAATACGAAAGAGGCGTTGTATTCACTCTCGGCAAATACAGCCACATCAAAGAACCTGGCATCCGCTGGGTCTTTCCCATTATTCAGACGATGAGAAGAGTTGACATTAGAATCAAAACCGTAGACGTTCCCAGGCAGGAAGTCATAACCAAAGACAACATTCCCATTTTAGCCAACACGGTCGTATATTTCAAAGTTGAAAATCCTGTCAATGCCATAATAAAGATTGACGATTACGTTTACGCAGTCAGGCAGTTCACTCAAGCAGCCCTCAGAGACATAGTCGGAAACAACGAACTTGACTTCGTCCTGACAGAAAGAGTCCAGGTAGCCGAGAGCATCCAGAAGATCGTGGACACGGAAACAGCGGAATGGGGTGTAGACATTGAGTCAATTAAAATCCAGGAAATTGAACTCCCCGCGGAAATGAAGAGAGCAATGGCAAAACAGGCAGAAGCCGAAAGAGAAAGAAGAGCCGTCATAATCGCATCAGACGGTGAATTGAAAGCTTCTGAAAACCTCCGCCAGGCCGCCGAAACTTTGTCTAAAAATCCCGCCGCTCTGCATTTGAGAACTCTCCAGACTATAAGGGACATAGCCGCGGATCCCTCTGAAAAGATAATCCTTTACCTTCCTTCGGACATTGCCGACATAATAAAAAAAATCACCCCGTAA
- a CDS encoding orotidine 5'-phosphate decarboxylase yields the protein MLNSRKRYLQIAFNYDSDQVSRILPHIPKNGRILIEAGTPYIKKEGLNGIKLIRQMWTGIIVADLKTLDGGSSEVRFAFGAGANAVTVLGSAPVETLNYFVEMCSKLRVYSMIDMLGVEDPLKVMLKLRTPPDVVVIHRGRDEETTRGKVIKYKQINKIRSKYDVFISAAGGIDLREARSAIFNGADIVVANIVTPNDPWVGISTSADVSRMAREFLTTIE from the coding sequence ATGCTCAACAGCAGGAAAAGATATCTTCAAATAGCTTTCAATTACGACTCCGATCAGGTTTCGAGAATCCTTCCTCACATTCCGAAAAACGGCAGAATTCTCATTGAAGCCGGAACGCCCTACATAAAGAAAGAAGGACTGAACGGAATAAAGCTGATAAGGCAGATGTGGACGGGTATAATCGTCGCTGATCTCAAGACCCTCGACGGAGGGTCTTCCGAGGTCAGGTTCGCTTTTGGCGCAGGCGCAAACGCAGTCACCGTACTCGGAAGCGCCCCTGTGGAAACGCTCAATTACTTTGTCGAGATGTGTTCAAAACTTAGGGTATATTCGATGATAGACATGCTCGGCGTCGAAGACCCTCTGAAGGTAATGCTCAAGCTGAGAACGCCCCCGGACGTAGTAGTAATACATAGAGGAAGAGACGAGGAAACTACTCGCGGAAAGGTCATCAAATACAAACAGATAAACAAGATACGCAGTAAGTACGACGTCTTCATCTCTGCGGCCGGCGGCATAGACCTGAGAGAAGCCAGAAGCGCGATTTTCAACGGAGCGGACATTGTCGTCGCGAACATAGTCACGCCGAACGATCCATGGGTCGGTATAAGCACTTCCGCCGACGTCAGCCGAATGGCCCGTGAATTTTTGACGACAATAGAATAA
- a CDS encoding homocysteine S-methyltransferase family protein, translating to MAIHFDDFIKRNAVIFDGGMGTSLASVASERGIAKKDGEIYEMLNLNNPDMVTGIHEGFLEAGCDVIETNTFGGDFLTLDDEGAEDFCRRINAEGARIAKKAAKKHSKGKKKRYVSGSIGPGRRFPVLGQITFDELFKSFEMQIQGLAEGGVDMLQIETCQDPIQVKAALAAAAKVAEQRQVKIPVSVLITIGEKGRTVAGMSCKSFLGTFQSYDFLAAGLNCGFGPKQFDAPIGDFLKSSPFDFLYLPNAGMPRVVRNSITYDCGPEEFAETVVNQAKKHGFRMMGGCCGVSFEHIRQLVIRTESLTFCENKKIFVPSLASLYSSVSTDMFPKPLIISEKTNASGSREFKKAVVGGDIKKVLDLALAEQKNGVHCLDLSLAVTGRNESRDFAEIGKSMGKILEVPVCADTTDEKSVNEFLKAYPGKTLVNSVSLENMEKASGILKTVREFGAAVVCILADEKGYAIDLKQKIEIARKIFDFAVVEHGIKVQDIFFDPLTFSLASADCLTRKSAESAIKSLKLLKEMFPGTKSILGISNVSHGFDKNHRTALNSVYLYHALKAGLDAAIIDTTSVRPIHEIPEKARISAEELIFSGTKDPGDVLAEFLGERKNEKKHFTKATENDFESDEDKLTFHIIGGREEGLEDVLSHLLKKVGAEDILVNILLPAMKSVGDRFERGETHLPFVLCSSQTMHKALEKLRPHLKCAQNNGEKIKIILATVKGDIHDIGKNIVRVILENSGIEVVDIGVDKSAEEIAASVKGMKPDFVGLSGLLISSAQYMKKVIEELKNSSPGVAVICGGAALSESYVKEVKEAVQSEVFYARDAFAAMKIMEERRGRFEKS from the coding sequence ATGGCGATACATTTTGATGATTTTATAAAAAGAAACGCCGTTATTTTTGACGGCGGAATGGGCACTTCACTGGCGTCTGTCGCCAGCGAACGCGGTATTGCGAAAAAAGACGGAGAAATATACGAAATGCTCAATCTGAACAATCCCGATATGGTAACGGGTATACATGAGGGATTCCTCGAGGCAGGATGCGATGTTATAGAAACCAACACTTTTGGAGGGGATTTTCTGACGCTTGACGATGAGGGGGCGGAAGACTTCTGCCGCAGGATCAACGCTGAAGGTGCAAGGATAGCAAAAAAGGCTGCAAAAAAACATTCTAAAGGGAAAAAGAAAAGATACGTCTCAGGCTCCATAGGTCCAGGAAGAAGATTTCCGGTTCTGGGTCAGATCACTTTTGACGAATTATTCAAATCTTTCGAAATGCAGATACAGGGGCTTGCCGAGGGAGGGGTGGACATGCTTCAGATAGAGACGTGCCAGGATCCGATTCAGGTAAAAGCCGCTCTTGCTGCCGCCGCCAAAGTGGCTGAACAGAGGCAGGTAAAAATTCCCGTTTCGGTTCTTATAACAATAGGAGAGAAAGGAAGGACAGTTGCGGGTATGTCGTGCAAATCATTCCTCGGGACGTTTCAGTCCTATGACTTTCTCGCAGCCGGACTGAATTGCGGATTCGGACCGAAACAATTTGACGCCCCCATAGGAGATTTCCTGAAAAGTTCACCTTTCGATTTCCTGTATCTGCCAAATGCCGGCATGCCGAGAGTTGTTAGAAACAGCATTACTTACGACTGCGGTCCGGAAGAGTTCGCCGAAACAGTAGTGAATCAGGCGAAGAAACACGGATTCAGGATGATGGGCGGCTGCTGCGGAGTTTCTTTTGAACATATACGCCAACTGGTGATTAGGACGGAGAGCCTGACTTTCTGTGAAAACAAAAAAATATTCGTACCTTCACTCGCCTCATTGTACTCGTCCGTGTCGACTGATATGTTCCCGAAACCGCTGATCATCTCTGAAAAAACCAATGCTTCCGGAAGCAGGGAGTTCAAAAAAGCTGTTGTCGGAGGTGATATCAAGAAAGTGTTGGACCTAGCTCTCGCCGAGCAAAAAAATGGCGTGCATTGTTTGGATCTGAGCCTTGCTGTTACAGGAAGGAACGAGAGCAGAGATTTCGCCGAAATCGGAAAATCGATGGGAAAAATATTGGAGGTTCCTGTCTGCGCGGACACTACAGATGAAAAATCCGTAAATGAATTCCTCAAGGCGTATCCGGGAAAAACGCTTGTAAATTCAGTCAGCCTTGAAAACATGGAAAAAGCTTCAGGAATCCTGAAGACAGTCAGAGAATTCGGTGCGGCTGTGGTCTGTATTCTTGCCGATGAAAAAGGTTACGCCATTGATTTAAAACAAAAAATCGAGATTGCCCGAAAAATTTTCGACTTCGCCGTTGTCGAACACGGAATAAAGGTTCAGGATATTTTCTTCGATCCTTTAACCTTTTCTCTCGCTTCGGCGGATTGCCTCACGCGAAAAAGCGCAGAATCCGCCATAAAATCCCTGAAATTATTAAAGGAAATGTTTCCCGGGACCAAGTCTATTCTCGGCATCAGCAATGTGTCCCACGGATTTGACAAAAATCATCGGACGGCGCTGAACTCCGTATATTTGTATCACGCTTTGAAGGCGGGTCTCGATGCGGCAATAATAGACACCACCTCAGTCAGACCGATACATGAAATACCGGAAAAAGCGAGGATTAGCGCTGAAGAGCTTATATTTTCCGGCACGAAGGATCCGGGTGATGTATTGGCCGAGTTCCTCGGTGAGCGGAAAAATGAAAAAAAACATTTCACAAAAGCGACTGAAAATGATTTTGAAAGCGACGAAGATAAATTGACGTTTCATATAATTGGAGGGAGAGAAGAGGGATTAGAAGATGTTTTATCCCATTTGCTTAAAAAAGTTGGGGCCGAAGATATACTCGTGAATATCCTTCTTCCTGCGATGAAAAGCGTCGGTGATAGGTTTGAAAGGGGAGAAACCCATCTACCTTTCGTCTTGTGCTCTTCTCAGACGATGCACAAGGCGTTAGAAAAGCTCAGACCTCATTTAAAATGCGCGCAAAACAACGGAGAAAAAATAAAAATAATCCTCGCAACCGTTAAAGGTGACATTCACGACATAGGCAAAAACATAGTAAGAGTAATTTTGGAGAACAGCGGGATAGAAGTCGTAGATATTGGGGTCGACAAATCTGCCGAAGAGATAGCGGCATCAGTAAAAGGGATGAAGCCGGATTTCGTTGGTTTGAGCGGTCTCTTGATCAGTTCTGCACAGTACATGAAAAAAGTGATCGAAGAACTAAAAAATTCATCTCCGGGGGTAGCTGTCATCTGCGGAGGAGCAGCACTTAGCGAAAGTTACGTCAAAGAAGTGAAAGAAGCCGTTCAAAGTGAGGTCTTTTATGCCAGGGATGCTTTTGCGGCTATGAAGATTATGGAGGAAAGACGTGGGCGGTTCGAAAAGAGCTGA
- a CDS encoding methylenetetrahydrofolate reductase gives MKITDCLKPGAKPALSFEVVPPERGSSIDSIFKTMDKIIAHNPRFVSVTNKGCSLEYTCKDGKISVASNNRKPGTIGVCSAIRKEFGVETVPHVVCAGLDRFKTEDLLIDLSFLGFDNVFAVRGDPMDARGAFKYEEEGHKYAFQLIKQISGLNRGIYTEPAGGRETVSTDFCIGAAGYPEKHRESLNREEDIKNFVKKISAGASFTITQAFFGFGVYKRFVEIMRVKGICVPVIPGLKPLLSRRGLEAVPRIFSATVPHVFLKRMEEAKTPEKERETAAKYMAGLIEKLLDFEVPCVHLFTMGKALSTNLLLERFRGCFS, from the coding sequence ATGAAAATTACAGATTGTCTGAAACCAGGAGCGAAACCTGCTCTGTCTTTTGAAGTTGTACCGCCCGAGAGGGGATCGTCTATCGATTCAATTTTTAAGACAATGGACAAAATAATCGCTCACAATCCCAGATTCGTCAGCGTTACCAACAAGGGATGTTCCCTCGAGTACACATGCAAAGACGGAAAGATTTCCGTGGCCAGCAACAACAGGAAACCTGGAACGATAGGCGTATGCTCCGCCATAAGGAAGGAATTCGGCGTAGAAACCGTTCCGCATGTTGTCTGCGCCGGACTCGATCGTTTTAAAACAGAAGATCTTCTTATAGATCTGAGTTTTCTCGGTTTCGACAATGTCTTTGCTGTGAGAGGAGACCCGATGGACGCTCGAGGAGCCTTCAAATATGAAGAAGAGGGGCACAAATATGCGTTTCAGCTGATAAAGCAGATATCCGGACTCAACAGGGGAATTTACACCGAGCCTGCAGGAGGCAGAGAGACAGTGAGTACAGATTTCTGTATTGGTGCGGCAGGCTATCCAGAAAAGCACCGCGAGTCTTTGAACCGCGAAGAGGATATAAAGAATTTCGTAAAAAAAATATCGGCAGGCGCATCATTCACAATTACCCAGGCATTTTTCGGTTTCGGAGTCTATAAGAGATTCGTCGAAATAATGAGGGTAAAAGGGATATGCGTACCTGTCATACCCGGATTGAAACCTCTGTTGAGCAGAAGAGGACTCGAAGCAGTGCCGAGGATTTTTTCAGCGACCGTTCCCCATGTATTTTTGAAGCGGATGGAAGAAGCGAAAACTCCTGAAAAGGAAAGAGAAACCGCCGCGAAATACATGGCAGGGTTGATAGAAAAACTGTTGGACTTTGAGGTTCCGTGCGTTCATCTTTTTACTATGGGAAAAGCCCTTTCGACGAATCTTTTACTTGAAAGATTCCGGGGATGTTTTTCGTGA
- a CDS encoding UPF0280 family protein, with protein MFTLRSYRKKIREDRFWYFEAGFLDTDVWIGLDPLSYDLSLPEAVLGEIIETRKLFDEHISENPIFLSSLSALEYPDKCIDKFRILYEHSKKTGVGPMAGIAGYFTNIIGNLLESGYSVKEFIIENGGDIYLKTNKPVNVIIETGSARFGSDLVLSLEPYLTPCGICTSSGKIGHSLNFGWADSFTVVCRDPVLADMYATALSNEVKSFEGLEKAIALAERDEEILCAVGVFENKLCIKSLEGIDLSLSGASTR; from the coding sequence ATGTTTACCCTGAGGTCATACAGAAAAAAAATCAGAGAGGACAGATTCTGGTATTTCGAAGCAGGATTTTTGGACACTGACGTTTGGATAGGATTAGATCCGTTGAGTTATGATCTGTCTCTTCCTGAGGCCGTTTTGGGGGAGATAATTGAAACAAGAAAACTGTTTGATGAGCACATATCTGAAAACCCGATTTTTCTAAGCTCGTTGAGCGCACTTGAATACCCCGATAAATGCATCGACAAATTCAGGATACTTTATGAACACTCAAAAAAAACCGGAGTCGGACCTATGGCCGGCATTGCCGGATATTTTACCAATATCATCGGTAACTTGCTTGAAAGCGGATATTCGGTCAAGGAATTCATTATAGAAAACGGAGGAGACATATATCTTAAAACAAATAAACCTGTAAATGTCATAATTGAAACAGGAAGCGCCCGCTTCGGTTCTGATCTGGTGTTGTCTCTGGAGCCTTATTTGACTCCCTGCGGGATTTGCACTTCATCGGGAAAAATCGGACATTCACTTAATTTTGGCTGGGCTGATTCTTTCACGGTCGTATGCCGTGATCCTGTTCTGGCTGACATGTACGCCACAGCTTTGAGCAATGAAGTAAAAAGCTTTGAGGGCCTCGAAAAAGCGATAGCCTTAGCTGAAAGAGATGAGGAAATACTCTGCGCCGTCGGTGTTTTTGAAAACAAGCTGTGCATAAAAAGCCTTGAAGGTATTGACTTGTCGCTGTCAGGAGCATCTACAAGATGA
- a CDS encoding homocysteine biosynthesis protein, with protein MNKSLEEIREKIKNRKGVVLTAEEFKKMACEKSPKELAEKVDVVTTATFSPMCSSGAFLNFGNCSPPIRMEEIFLNKVRAHGGIAAADAYIGAAQTSEEDPKYGGANVIFSLVKGEKILLEAKAKGTDCYPKKELATQVSKYEINEAFLFNPRNAYQNYPAALNLSEKDIHTYMGTLRKKAGNINFCTTGELSPLINDPYLKNIGIGTKIFLCGAQGFICWNGTQHETVTERNSRGIPLKNAASISVIGDLKKMDTEFIGPAYFRNYGVSLFVGIGVPVPITDEDSAFYASVRNRDIEVPIADFSTKDKERLCFFTYSELASGKVELFGRTVRTFLISGIHKSRNIACVLKDRILTGEFEVTGYSAPLPEGGKLKSLRPESFVGDETRKNTKRTDKFFLEEICLP; from the coding sequence ATGAACAAATCATTGGAAGAAATCCGTGAAAAAATAAAAAACAGAAAAGGGGTAGTGCTTACAGCCGAAGAATTCAAAAAAATGGCATGCGAAAAATCACCTAAGGAGCTCGCGGAGAAAGTTGACGTTGTCACGACAGCCACTTTTTCTCCAATGTGTTCCAGCGGAGCTTTTTTGAATTTCGGGAACTGTTCTCCGCCGATAAGAATGGAAGAGATATTTTTGAACAAAGTCAGAGCGCACGGAGGAATAGCCGCCGCAGACGCTTACATAGGAGCCGCACAAACATCTGAGGAAGATCCTAAATACGGAGGGGCAAACGTGATCTTTTCTCTAGTCAAGGGTGAAAAGATTTTACTAGAAGCGAAAGCGAAGGGGACGGATTGTTATCCGAAAAAAGAACTTGCGACGCAAGTTTCCAAATATGAAATAAACGAAGCATTTCTTTTCAATCCGAGAAACGCCTATCAAAACTATCCTGCAGCGCTCAATCTTTCAGAAAAAGACATACACACATACATGGGCACTCTTCGGAAAAAAGCCGGCAATATTAATTTTTGCACGACGGGGGAACTTAGCCCTCTTATAAACGACCCTTATCTCAAAAATATAGGTATAGGTACAAAAATATTTCTATGCGGCGCTCAGGGATTTATCTGCTGGAACGGAACTCAGCACGAGACAGTCACCGAGAGGAATTCCCGTGGAATACCGCTGAAAAACGCTGCGTCAATATCAGTCATCGGCGACTTGAAAAAAATGGACACGGAATTCATCGGCCCTGCTTATTTCAGGAATTATGGAGTGAGCCTTTTTGTCGGTATAGGAGTGCCTGTCCCGATAACAGACGAAGATAGTGCTTTTTACGCATCGGTGAGAAACAGAGACATCGAAGTGCCTATCGCGGATTTTTCGACAAAGGACAAAGAAAGACTTTGCTTTTTCACTTATTCCGAACTCGCCTCAGGAAAAGTTGAACTCTTCGGCAGAACAGTGCGAACTTTTCTCATATCCGGCATACACAAATCGAGAAACATCGCTTGCGTTTTGAAAGACAGAATACTTACAGGAGAATTCGAAGTAACCGGATATTCTGCTCCCCTTCCGGAAGGCGGAAAATTGAAATCACTCAGGCCTGAAAGTTTTGTCGGAGACGAAACAAGAAAAAATACGAAACGGACGGACAAGTTTTTTTTGGAGGAAATATGTTTACCCTGA
- a CDS encoding TldD/PmbA family protein, translated as MDEKKSREILNEVVKKGAQKSALLSFKREIAELNVEKDKINFFRSTQNNEIQIEAYCDNRKADITLNNFSNEDIKNTAELLLDMCMSAVPDEANDISPENSVRRFMGNSSEPDIEKMNDAFQEFLDEAKSRYPEVIFSDSFFSHKKSEIAYANTNGCYFTQDRSFYNVWLFFTAKRDKNISSFNYFSLDLDQINGHIVDKCGLDSLLKNSVEHIESIALNEKFKGDLIVTPKAMLEMSDDLLYPLHENRLITGTSIYSDKLGEKIASPLLNIKISPLSDKSVFRDYFTFDGFLTEDMDVIKDGILKSYFISYYGSRKTGLPRSKNLSGNHTEILPGDQDLQSMIQNVKKGIFLDRFSGGSPSVGGEISGVCKNSYYIENGRIKCPVKEIMMTANTAEMLLNIDAVSKETTDYGNARSPYVLIKDVSFS; from the coding sequence ATGGATGAGAAAAAGTCGAGAGAAATATTAAATGAGGTCGTCAAGAAAGGCGCTCAAAAAAGCGCGTTGTTAAGTTTCAAAAGAGAAATAGCCGAATTGAACGTCGAGAAGGATAAAATAAATTTTTTCAGGTCAACTCAGAATAACGAAATTCAGATAGAAGCATATTGCGATAACAGAAAAGCCGATATTACGCTTAATAACTTTTCAAATGAAGACATAAAGAATACCGCAGAACTTCTTCTTGATATGTGTATGTCTGCAGTTCCTGATGAAGCAAACGACATCAGTCCCGAAAATTCAGTAAGAAGATTTATGGGAAATTCGAGCGAACCCGACATAGAAAAAATGAATGACGCCTTCCAGGAGTTTTTAGACGAAGCAAAGTCAAGATATCCCGAAGTGATTTTTTCAGACAGTTTTTTTTCTCACAAAAAAAGCGAAATAGCATACGCAAACACCAACGGATGTTATTTCACCCAAGATCGTTCGTTTTACAATGTATGGCTTTTCTTTACTGCAAAAAGAGACAAAAATATTTCTTCTTTCAATTATTTTTCACTCGATTTAGATCAGATCAATGGACATATTGTTGACAAATGCGGACTGGATTCATTGCTTAAAAACTCGGTGGAACACATCGAAAGCATAGCTTTGAATGAAAAATTCAAAGGAGATCTCATAGTCACTCCCAAAGCAATGCTCGAAATGTCGGATGATTTATTGTATCCCCTGCACGAAAACAGACTAATAACCGGAACGAGTATTTACAGCGACAAACTCGGGGAAAAAATAGCTTCGCCTCTCCTGAATATTAAAATCTCGCCCCTCTCAGACAAGTCTGTTTTCAGGGATTATTTTACTTTTGACGGATTTTTGACTGAAGATATGGACGTAATTAAAGATGGTATTTTAAAGAGTTATTTTATTTCTTACTACGGATCGAGGAAGACGGGACTTCCAAGATCCAAAAATCTGAGCGGCAATCACACCGAAATACTTCCCGGGGATCAAGATTTACAGTCTATGATTCAAAACGTTAAAAAAGGAATATTTCTCGATAGATTTTCAGGCGGCTCTCCCAGCGTCGGCGGAGAGATATCCGGCGTGTGTAAAAACAGTTATTACATAGAAAACGGCAGAATAAAATGTCCGGTAAAAGAAATCATGATGACGGCGAACACCGCTGAAATGCTATTGAACATAGATGCGGTCTCAAAAGAGACGACAGATTACGGAAATGCGAGATCCCCTTACGTGCTGATAAAAGACGTCTCTTTTTCGTGA